From a region of the Roseivirga sp. 4D4 genome:
- a CDS encoding 3'-5' exonuclease — MDRPLKSYEGKVVIAADKKSTERAMSEINEFDMVGFDTEAKPTFQKGQIRNISLIQVATEEKVYLLRTHHIGVIDSLHHFLENESIKKVGIGLLDDFNLLNRLRAFEPNGFIDLNDTFQELGAENIGARNLAAMVLDIRISKSAQTSNWEAEQLAQKQIKYAATDAWICLEIHNKLSQWGYV, encoded by the coding sequence ATGGACCGTCCCCTCAAGAGTTATGAGGGAAAGGTGGTTATTGCTGCTGACAAGAAGAGCACCGAAAGGGCTATGTCGGAAATCAATGAATTCGACATGGTGGGTTTTGATACCGAAGCCAAACCAACATTTCAAAAAGGTCAAATAAGAAATATCAGTCTTATACAAGTCGCCACAGAAGAGAAAGTATACCTTTTAAGGACACATCATATTGGGGTGATCGATAGCCTTCATCATTTCTTAGAGAATGAAAGCATAAAGAAGGTAGGGATAGGGTTATTAGATGATTTTAATTTGCTAAATAGACTGAGGGCTTTTGAGCCCAACGGATTTATTGACCTGAATGATACCTTTCAAGAATTAGGAGCAGAAAACATAGGTGCCAGAAATTTAGCAGCCATGGTTTTGGATATACGCATCTCTAAATCTGCTCAAACGTCTAATTGGGAGGCAGAACAGCTAGCCCAAAAACAAATCAAATACGCTGCTACAGACGCTTGGATTTGTCTCGAAATCCATAATAAGCTATCCCAATGGGGGTACGTCTAA
- the nhaC gene encoding Na+/H+ antiporter NhaC — MDYQYQKPTLLQALIPIIFLIVALFYNVLVFGDGALDGSNQIILILSGGVATIVALRLGMKWKDVEKGIVKTISSAMASIIILLLIGSLAGTWLLSGVVPAMIYYGLQILNPTIFLFAACIVCAIVSIATGSSWTTAATVGIALMGIGKALGIHDGMIAGAVLSGAYFGDKMSPLSDTTNLAPAMAGTDLFTHIRYMTITTIPSISIALILFLILGFMQGGSGEVTETSSILTAIDSKFNINGWLFLVPATVVFLIVKKVPAIPAILIGALLGAVFALIFQPEVVKTVADWTGSSAKLMFVGVMKSLFGDVAIVTGNGIVDELLQSGGMAGMLKTVWLIVSAMIFGGVMESSGLLKRIAEAVITKVKSTGSLVAATAGTTIFFNGTASDQYLAIVVPGRMYADIYKKKGLAPENLSRTLEDSGTVTSVLVPWNTCGAYHSNVLGVATGAYIPYAFFNLISPIMTITFAYLNIKIRKLKEGKSEMEVAA; from the coding sequence GCTCTTATCCCAATAATATTTCTAATCGTTGCACTCTTCTATAATGTACTGGTCTTTGGAGATGGTGCTTTAGACGGATCAAATCAGATCATTCTTATTCTTTCAGGAGGTGTTGCCACGATAGTCGCCTTGCGACTTGGAATGAAATGGAAAGATGTTGAGAAGGGGATTGTAAAGACGATTAGTTCGGCAATGGCTTCCATCATTATTCTATTGCTGATAGGTTCTTTGGCAGGGACTTGGCTCTTGTCCGGTGTTGTGCCAGCTATGATTTACTATGGTCTGCAAATCTTGAACCCAACGATTTTCTTGTTTGCTGCATGTATTGTATGTGCGATAGTCTCGATAGCCACTGGTAGTTCGTGGACTACGGCTGCTACCGTTGGTATAGCACTTATGGGGATAGGAAAAGCCTTAGGTATTCATGACGGGATGATTGCCGGGGCAGTATTGTCAGGCGCATATTTCGGAGACAAAATGTCCCCACTTTCTGATACAACGAATTTGGCACCAGCGATGGCTGGTACGGATCTCTTCACCCATATCAGGTATATGACCATCACGACCATCCCATCCATTTCCATTGCCTTGATCCTCTTTTTGATTTTAGGATTTATGCAAGGTGGTTCCGGAGAAGTGACTGAGACATCTTCGATATTAACGGCAATAGATAGCAAGTTTAACATTAACGGCTGGCTGTTTTTGGTGCCTGCTACAGTGGTTTTTTTGATTGTGAAAAAAGTACCAGCAATTCCAGCCATATTAATTGGCGCACTTCTCGGTGCAGTTTTTGCTTTAATATTTCAACCTGAAGTGGTGAAAACTGTAGCGGATTGGACAGGAAGCTCTGCGAAGTTAATGTTCGTGGGGGTAATGAAATCTCTTTTTGGCGATGTGGCAATAGTAACTGGAAATGGAATTGTGGATGAACTTCTACAGTCTGGCGGTATGGCCGGGATGCTCAAAACAGTGTGGTTGATTGTGTCGGCAATGATTTTTGGAGGTGTAATGGAGTCTAGCGGTTTACTCAAAAGAATTGCTGAGGCTGTGATCACCAAAGTTAAATCCACTGGGTCTTTAGTAGCTGCTACAGCTGGGACAACTATCTTTTTCAATGGAACGGCTTCTGACCAATATCTGGCGATTGTAGTACCTGGTCGAATGTATGCTGATATCTATAAAAAGAAAGGCCTTGCACCTGAAAACTTGAGTAGGACTTTGGAAGATTCGGGTACCGTAACCTCGGTGCTAGTACCATGGAATACTTGTGGGGCCTATCATTCTAATGTTTTAGGTGTGGCAACGGGAGCTTATATTCCATACGCCTTCTTTAATCTTATTAGTCCGATTATGACGATTACCTTTGCCTATCTAAATATCAAAATTAGAAAGTTAAAGGAAGGCAAGTCAGAAATGGAAGTGGCCGCATGA